From a single Alkalihalophilus pseudofirmus genomic region:
- the cysE gene encoding serine O-acetyltransferase: MRKIIRTLMNDVDVVFSQDPAARSRVEVIFTYSGVHAIWSHRLAHWMWKKKFYFLARLQSQISRFFTGIEIHPGAVIGQRLFIDHGMGVVIGETCEIGDNVTIYQGVTLGGTGKEKGKRHPTIADGVLIASGAKVLGSFLIGENARIGAGSVVLKPVPPNSTVVGIPGKIVIQDGVKVEHGLNHHLLPDPIADKLKELEDEVRDLRKQLEEQRQSK; this comes from the coding sequence ATGAGAAAAATCATACGAACGCTCATGAATGATGTAGATGTGGTGTTTAGTCAGGACCCTGCTGCTAGAAGTCGGGTAGAAGTAATTTTTACCTACTCAGGAGTTCATGCGATCTGGTCACACCGGCTCGCTCATTGGATGTGGAAAAAGAAGTTTTACTTCTTAGCAAGATTGCAATCACAAATCAGTCGCTTTTTCACCGGAATTGAAATTCATCCTGGAGCAGTCATTGGCCAAAGGTTATTTATTGATCACGGCATGGGTGTTGTCATTGGGGAGACTTGTGAGATCGGGGATAATGTGACGATTTACCAAGGTGTAACATTAGGTGGAACAGGGAAGGAAAAAGGCAAGCGCCACCCGACTATAGCAGATGGTGTATTGATTGCATCTGGTGCTAAAGTGTTAGGATCATTTTTAATTGGAGAGAATGCTCGTATAGGAGCAGGTTCGGTTGTGTTAAAGCCTGTACCTCCTAATTCAACCGTAGTAGGGATACCAGGAAAGATTGTTATTCAAGATGGAGTAAAAGTAGAACACGGCTTAAACCATCACCTATTGCCAGATCCTATTGCCGATAAATTAAAAGAGTTAGAAGATGAGGTTCGCGATCTGCGTAAGCAGCTAGAAGAACAAAGACAATCAAAATAG
- the cysS gene encoding cysteine--tRNA ligase — MAIQLYNSLTKKKETFVPMEEGKVKMYVCGPTVYNYIHIGNARPPIVYDMVRRYLEYRGYEVEFISNFTDVDDKIIRAAHELGEDVFAVANRFIEEYHNDTCALGVKKANKHPRVTETIPEIIDFVAKLIEKEYAYESGGDVYFRTKKFEGYGKLSSQSIDDLRSGARIEVDERKEDPLDFVLWKAAKEGEVSWESPWGDGRPGWHIECSAMVKKYLGDTIDIHAGGKDLSFPHHENEIAQSEALTGKTMANYWMHNGFININNEKMSKSLGNFVLAHDIIRQHSAEVVRFFMLTAHYRSPINFSDELLDGAKNGLERLRTAVSSLEHRLGESADYGEKAEWLTKISQLKETFIKEMDDDFNSANGIAVMFDLAKEANRYLREEQTSKEVLHAFIALFDELANVLGIVVRTQAELLDTEIEALIEERNEARRSRNFKRADEIRDQLKDQGILLEDTAQGVRWKRG; from the coding sequence ATGGCGATTCAGCTATATAACAGCTTAACAAAGAAAAAAGAAACATTTGTACCGATGGAAGAGGGGAAAGTTAAGATGTATGTGTGCGGGCCTACCGTGTATAACTACATCCATATTGGCAATGCAAGACCGCCGATTGTCTATGATATGGTCAGACGTTATTTAGAATATCGCGGGTATGAAGTAGAATTTATCTCTAATTTCACAGATGTAGATGATAAAATCATCCGTGCTGCTCACGAACTTGGAGAAGACGTATTTGCTGTGGCGAATCGTTTCATTGAAGAATACCACAATGATACGTGCGCACTCGGAGTCAAAAAGGCTAATAAACACCCTCGTGTAACAGAGACGATTCCAGAAATTATTGACTTTGTAGCTAAGTTAATTGAAAAAGAATACGCTTATGAGTCGGGGGGAGATGTTTATTTCCGCACAAAGAAATTTGAAGGCTACGGCAAGCTATCTTCTCAATCAATAGATGACCTTCGCTCTGGTGCGAGAATTGAAGTAGATGAGCGAAAAGAAGACCCGCTTGATTTTGTATTATGGAAAGCGGCTAAAGAAGGAGAAGTTTCTTGGGAGAGTCCGTGGGGCGATGGCCGTCCGGGCTGGCACATTGAATGTTCTGCGATGGTGAAGAAATATTTAGGCGATACGATCGATATTCATGCCGGAGGAAAAGATTTATCTTTCCCTCATCATGAAAATGAAATCGCCCAATCGGAAGCTTTAACTGGAAAAACGATGGCAAATTACTGGATGCACAATGGATTTATTAATATAAATAACGAGAAAATGTCGAAATCACTCGGTAATTTTGTTTTAGCACATGATATTATTCGACAGCATTCTGCAGAAGTCGTACGTTTCTTCATGCTGACTGCTCACTATCGCAGCCCGATTAATTTCAGCGACGAACTGCTAGATGGAGCTAAGAATGGATTAGAGCGTCTTCGCACAGCTGTTTCAAGTTTAGAACACCGCTTAGGAGAATCGGCTGATTACGGAGAGAAAGCAGAATGGTTAACGAAAATCTCGCAGCTGAAAGAAACGTTTATTAAGGAAATGGATGATGATTTTAATAGCGCAAACGGCATTGCGGTAATGTTTGACCTTGCTAAAGAGGCGAATCGTTACTTGCGTGAAGAACAAACATCTAAAGAAGTCTTGCATGCATTCATCGCTTTATTTGATGAGTTAGCAAATGTACTAGGGATTGTAGTGCGTACCCAAGCAGAACTTTTAGATACAGAAATAGAAGCCTTGATTGAAGAGCGAAATGAAGCTCGCAGGTCGCGTAACTTTAAGCGTGCAGATGAGATTCGCGATCAGCTGAAGGATCAAGGTATTTTGCTTGAAGACACTGCGCAAGGTGTTAGGTGGAAACGAGGTTAA
- a CDS encoding Mini-ribonuclease 3, producing MKLIEPNTDLTQLNALALAYMGDSVLDMYIRYYLIAQGKVRPHRLHVEATRFVSAKAQAKVVYSLLDEEFFTTEEEAVLKRGRNAKSGSIPKNTDANTYRYSTGFEAVLGYLYLQGENARLDQVMEKVVAILDEK from the coding sequence ATGAAATTAATAGAACCGAATACAGATTTAACACAGCTTAATGCATTAGCGCTTGCCTATATGGGCGACTCGGTATTAGATATGTATATTCGTTACTATCTTATTGCGCAAGGTAAAGTAAGGCCGCATCGGCTGCACGTAGAAGCGACACGCTTTGTATCAGCTAAAGCACAAGCAAAAGTGGTTTACTCATTATTAGATGAAGAATTTTTTACAACGGAAGAAGAGGCCGTGCTAAAGCGCGGCCGCAATGCAAAGTCAGGCTCGATCCCTAAGAATACTGATGCTAATACGTATCGCTATTCTACCGGGTTTGAGGCTGTACTAGGCTATCTTTATTTACAAGGTGAGAATGCACGATTAGATCAAGTGATGGAAAAGGTCGTTGCTATATTGGATGAAAAATAA
- the rlmB gene encoding 23S rRNA (guanosine(2251)-2'-O)-methyltransferase RlmB codes for MKQEFILGKNPVIEALRAGHAINKIWIAEGSNKGQMTKVVQLAKEQGVLIQNAPKKKLEQLVDSSNHQGVVASIAAYEYAEMDDLFALAEKRGEEPFFLILDEIEDPHNLGSIMRTADAAGAHGIIIPKRRAVGLTQTVAKASTGAIEYIPVVRVTNIARTMDDLKKRGLWFAGTDAKGSADYRQASFDMPIGLVIGSEGKGISRLIKEKCDFLIQIPMVGQVTSLNASVAASLLMYEVYRRRHPLGNK; via the coding sequence ATGAAACAGGAGTTTATTTTAGGGAAAAATCCGGTCATTGAGGCTCTTCGCGCAGGACATGCTATTAATAAAATTTGGATTGCAGAGGGGTCCAATAAAGGACAAATGACTAAGGTTGTACAGCTGGCAAAAGAGCAAGGCGTCCTAATCCAAAATGCTCCAAAGAAAAAGCTTGAGCAGCTAGTAGACAGCTCCAATCACCAAGGGGTTGTTGCTTCGATTGCTGCCTATGAATATGCAGAGATGGATGATTTGTTTGCACTTGCCGAAAAACGCGGGGAAGAGCCTTTCTTTCTTATTCTAGATGAAATAGAAGATCCTCATAATTTAGGCTCTATCATGCGGACAGCTGATGCCGCAGGAGCACACGGAATTATTATTCCAAAGCGCCGTGCAGTAGGCCTCACGCAGACAGTTGCCAAAGCCTCAACCGGTGCGATTGAGTATATCCCGGTTGTACGCGTAACTAATATTGCAAGAACGATGGATGATTTGAAGAAGAGAGGCTTATGGTTTGCCGGCACAGATGCAAAAGGGAGTGCTGATTACCGTCAAGCTTCATTTGATATGCCCATTGGGTTAGTTATTGGAAGCGAGGGGAAAGGAATCAGCCGCTTAATTAAAGAAAAATGTGACTTTCTGATTCAGATTCCAATGGTAGGACAAGTTACCTCTCTTAATGCATCTGTTGCAGCGAGCCTTTTGATGTATGAAGTGTATAGAAGACGTCATCCATTAGGAAACAAGTAA
- a CDS encoding NYN domain-containing protein encodes MKDILLVDGYNMIGAWPELRALKDRDLALARDRLVERMAEYQAFTGYEVKVIFDAHMVAGIGKQYLNYRVDVIYTKENETADERIERLVLDLKQIDTRIHVATSDFTEQSLIFGSGALRKSARELLIELEVADKGIEESVETTRKKRDSTKLPLNEEMIEIFERWRRGGR; translated from the coding sequence ATGAAAGATATTCTCCTTGTAGATGGTTACAACATGATTGGAGCATGGCCGGAGCTGAGAGCATTAAAGGATCGTGATCTCGCTCTGGCGCGTGATCGTCTCGTTGAGCGGATGGCTGAGTATCAAGCTTTTACTGGGTATGAGGTGAAGGTCATCTTTGATGCTCATATGGTTGCAGGAATTGGGAAGCAGTATCTTAACTACCGTGTGGATGTGATCTATACGAAAGAAAATGAAACTGCAGATGAGCGAATTGAGAGACTTGTGCTTGATCTAAAACAAATTGATACACGAATTCATGTAGCTACTTCTGACTTTACAGAGCAATCACTAATCTTTGGAAGCGGTGCATTAAGGAAGTCAGCCAGAGAGTTATTAATTGAACTTGAAGTGGCAGATAAAGGGATTGAAGAAAGTGTCGAAACTACACGAAAAAAGCGAGATTCGACAAAACTGCCGCTAAATGAAGAAATGATTGAAATTTTTGAAAGATGGCGTCGAGGCGGCAGATGA
- the sigH gene encoding RNA polymerase sporulation sigma factor SigH, with translation MDLQETVTKLSYDQVDDDVLVEQVRMGDSGALEFLINKYKNFVRAKARSYFLIGADHEDIVQEGMIGLYKAVRDFKGDKLASFKAFAELCITRQIITAIKTATRQKHIPLNSYVSLDKPLYDEESDRTLLDVICGSRVTNPEDLLINQEEFEDIELKMGEILSELERQVLMHYLDGRSYQEISEDLNRHVKSIDNALQRVKRKLERYVELKGITL, from the coding sequence ATGGACCTTCAAGAAACGGTAACAAAGCTCAGTTATGATCAAGTTGATGATGATGTGTTAGTGGAACAAGTGCGTATGGGGGATAGTGGTGCTCTTGAGTTTCTGATCAACAAGTACAAGAATTTTGTACGAGCAAAAGCTCGGTCGTATTTTTTGATAGGAGCAGATCATGAGGACATTGTCCAAGAAGGTATGATAGGTCTTTATAAAGCTGTCCGAGATTTTAAAGGGGACAAGCTTGCATCATTCAAGGCATTTGCAGAACTATGTATTACCCGTCAAATCATTACCGCAATCAAGACAGCTACGAGACAAAAGCATATTCCGCTTAACTCGTATGTTTCACTTGATAAGCCGCTTTATGATGAAGAGTCAGACCGTACATTATTGGATGTAATCTGTGGAAGTCGAGTAACCAATCCAGAAGATCTATTAATCAACCAAGAAGAGTTTGAAGATATCGAGCTTAAAATGGGAGAAATCTTAAGTGAACTCGAGCGACAAGTGTTAATGCACTACCTCGATGGAAGATCCTATCAAGAAATTTCTGAAGATCTGAACCGTCATGTAAAATCAATAGATAATGCCCTGCAGCGTGTAAAGCGTAAGCTAGAGCGTTATGTAGAGTTAAAAGGTATTACGCTATAA
- the rpmG gene encoding 50S ribosomal protein L33: MRNKVILACEICHSRNYTTQKNKLTHVNRIEVKKFCKLCNEHTLHRETK; encoded by the coding sequence ATGCGTAATAAAGTAATACTAGCCTGTGAGATTTGTCATTCAAGAAATTATACAACCCAAAAGAATAAACTAACTCACGTTAACCGCATTGAGGTGAAGAAGTTCTGTAAGTTGTGCAATGAGCACACTCTTCATCGTGAAACCAAGTAA
- the secE gene encoding preprotein translocase subunit SecE, which yields MAGGEKNIGKFFKDVVLEMKRVSWPTRKELTRYTWVVLGTVAFITVFFAIVDYGISSVVRLLLG from the coding sequence ATGGCTGGCGGCGAAAAGAACATTGGTAAGTTTTTTAAAGATGTCGTACTTGAGATGAAACGTGTATCGTGGCCTACTCGTAAAGAATTAACTCGCTACACTTGGGTGGTTCTTGGTACGGTTGCGTTTATTACTGTTTTCTTTGCAATTGTAGACTACGGAATCTCTTCTGTTGTTCGTTTATTGCTCGGATAA
- the nusG gene encoding transcription termination/antitermination protein NusG, protein MEKNWYVVHTYSGYENKVKANLEKRVESMDMTDKIFRVLVPVEEETEVKNGKTKQVTKKVFPGYVIVEMVMTDDSWYVVRNTPGVTGFVGSSGAGSKPTALLPEEAEAILKQMGVSEPKADLDFELKESVKVKEGPFANFIGSIEEIYLDKQKIKVHVNMFGRETPVELEFDQVEKI, encoded by the coding sequence ATGGAGAAAAATTGGTATGTGGTTCATACGTATTCAGGCTATGAAAATAAAGTAAAAGCAAACTTGGAAAAACGTGTTGAGTCAATGGATATGACTGACAAAATTTTCCGAGTGCTTGTTCCTGTTGAAGAAGAAACAGAAGTGAAAAACGGGAAAACGAAGCAAGTGACAAAAAAGGTATTTCCTGGTTATGTTATTGTTGAGATGGTCATGACAGACGATTCATGGTATGTTGTACGTAACACACCTGGAGTAACTGGCTTTGTCGGCTCTTCGGGTGCGGGTTCAAAACCTACAGCGTTATTACCTGAAGAAGCAGAAGCGATCTTGAAACAAATGGGTGTAAGTGAGCCTAAAGCTGATCTTGATTTTGAATTAAAAGAATCAGTTAAGGTGAAGGAAGGTCCATTTGCTAACTTTATCGGATCGATTGAAGAAATTTATTTGGACAAGCAAAAGATTAAAGTGCATGTAAATATGTTCGGTCGTGAAACCCCGGTAGAGCTTGAATTTGATCAAGTTGAAAAGATTTAA
- the rplK gene encoding 50S ribosomal protein L11, with translation MAKKVIKMVKLQIPAGKANPAPPVGPALGQAGVNIMGFCKEFNARTSDQAGLIIPVEITVFEDRSFTFITKTPPAAVLLKKAAGIESGSGEPHIKKVATVKRDKVREIAETKMPDLNAADVEAAMRMVEGTARSMGIVIED, from the coding sequence GTGGCTAAAAAGGTAATTAAAATGGTTAAATTACAAATTCCTGCTGGTAAAGCTAATCCAGCGCCGCCGGTTGGTCCTGCATTAGGTCAAGCAGGTGTTAATATTATGGGATTCTGTAAAGAATTTAACGCTCGTACTTCAGATCAAGCGGGTCTTATCATCCCGGTAGAAATTACGGTATTTGAAGACCGTTCGTTTACATTCATCACTAAAACTCCGCCTGCTGCTGTTCTTCTTAAGAAGGCTGCTGGTATCGAGTCAGGTTCTGGTGAGCCTCACATTAAGAAAGTTGCAACAGTTAAGCGTGATAAAGTACGCGAGATTGCTGAAACGAAGATGCCAGACCTAAACGCAGCTGATGTTGAAGCAGCTATGCGTATGGTTGAAGGTACTGCACGTAGCATGGGTATCGTGATTGAAGACTAA
- the rplA gene encoding 50S ribosomal protein L1, with protein sequence MGGTTAKTTFEEEISMAKKGKKYQDAVKLVDRDAAYLADEAIELVKKTATAKFDETVEVAVRLGVDPKKADQQIRGAVVLPNGTGKTQRVLVFAKGEKAKEAEAAGADYVGDEDFINKINQGWFEFDVIVATPDMMAQVGKLGRVLGPKGLMPNPKTGTVTFDVQKAVNEIKAGKVEYRVDKAGNIHVPIGKVSFETEKLVENFTTIIETLVKAKPSAAKGTYMKNVAVASTMGPGVRVNASSIAK encoded by the coding sequence GTGGGAGGTACTACCGCTAAAACCACATTCGAGGAGGAAATTAGCATGGCTAAAAAAGGTAAAAAATATCAAGATGCTGTAAAGCTGGTAGACCGCGATGCGGCATATCTTGCTGATGAAGCAATTGAATTAGTAAAGAAAACTGCTACAGCTAAATTCGATGAAACAGTTGAAGTTGCTGTACGTCTAGGTGTTGACCCTAAGAAAGCAGATCAACAAATCCGTGGAGCTGTTGTTCTTCCAAACGGAACAGGTAAAACTCAACGCGTTCTTGTATTTGCTAAAGGTGAAAAAGCGAAAGAAGCTGAAGCTGCTGGCGCTGATTATGTAGGTGATGAGGATTTCATCAACAAGATCAACCAAGGTTGGTTCGAGTTTGATGTAATCGTAGCGACTCCTGACATGATGGCACAAGTTGGTAAGCTTGGTCGTGTTCTTGGACCAAAAGGCTTAATGCCAAACCCTAAGACTGGTACAGTAACATTTGATGTTCAAAAAGCTGTTAATGAAATCAAGGCTGGTAAAGTAGAATACCGTGTTGATAAAGCTGGTAACATCCACGTACCAATCGGTAAAGTATCGTTCGAAACAGAAAAACTTGTTGAGAACTTCACAACTATTATTGAAACATTAGTGAAAGCAAAACCTTCTGCTGCTAAAGGAACATACATGAAGAATGTTGCTGTAGCATCAACTATGGGACCTGGTGTACGCGTTAACGCTTCATCAATTGCAAAGTAA
- the rplJ gene encoding 50S ribosomal protein L10, producing the protein MSVLEQKKQIVSDIADKLRDNKATIVVDYRGLNVAEVTELRKQLREAGVEFKVYKNSLTRRAADAAELSELNEQLVGPNAVAFSAEDVIAPAKVLNEFAKKHDALEIKAGVIEGRVASVEEIKALAELPSREGLLSMLANVLQAPMRGFALVTKAVAEQKEEKGA; encoded by the coding sequence ATGAGCGTACTAGAACAAAAGAAACAAATCGTATCTGATATCGCTGATAAGCTACGTGATAATAAAGCAACTATTGTTGTTGACTACCGTGGTCTTAACGTTGCTGAAGTAACTGAACTTCGTAAGCAGCTTCGTGAAGCAGGCGTTGAGTTCAAAGTTTACAAAAACTCTTTGACTCGTCGTGCGGCTGATGCAGCTGAGCTTTCTGAGCTTAACGAACAGCTTGTTGGACCGAACGCTGTTGCTTTCAGTGCAGAGGATGTAATTGCTCCTGCAAAGGTGCTAAACGAATTTGCTAAGAAGCATGATGCTCTTGAGATCAAAGCTGGTGTTATTGAAGGACGCGTTGCTTCGGTTGAAGAGATCAAAGCTCTTGCTGAACTTCCATCACGCGAAGGTCTACTTTCTATGCTTGCGAACGTACTTCAAGCTCCAATGCGTGGTTTCGCATTAGTTACGAAGGCTGTTGCAGAGCAAAAAGAAGAAAAAGGCGCGTAA
- the rplL gene encoding 50S ribosomal protein L7/L12 — protein sequence MTKEQIIEAVKEMTVLELNDLVKAIEEEFGVTAAAPVAVAGGAAEGGAAEQTEFDLILTSAGGSKIGVIKVVREITGLGLKEAKALVDGAPSPVKEGIAKEEAEEMKAKLEDAGASVEVK from the coding sequence ATGACTAAAGAACAAATCATTGAAGCAGTTAAAGAAATGACTGTTTTAGAACTTAACGACCTTGTTAAAGCAATCGAAGAAGAATTTGGTGTAACTGCAGCTGCTCCTGTAGCTGTAGCAGGTGGAGCTGCTGAGGGTGGCGCTGCTGAGCAAACTGAATTTGACCTAATCCTAACTTCTGCTGGTGGTTCAAAAATCGGCGTAATCAAAGTTGTTCGTGAAATCACTGGTCTTGGTCTTAAAGAAGCTAAAGCTTTAGTTGATGGTGCTCCATCTCCAGTTAAAGAAGGTATCGCTAAAGAAGAAGCTGAAGAAATGAAAGCTAAACTTGAAGATGCTGGCGCTTCTGTAGAAGTTAAGTAA
- a CDS encoding class I SAM-dependent methyltransferase, translating into MSGHYYSNDPKVESDEKTWSFELKGKTYRFTSDRGVFSKKEVDFGSRLLIDAFTMPEVSGALLDVGCGYGPIGLAVASIDKEREVHMVDVNVRALDLARKNAMNNGISNVDIYESDTLGQVKGDQYAAILTNPPIRAGKKVVHEIFEQAHGRLKNGGCLWVVIQKKQGAPSAMEKIEGLFGNVEVVEKKKGYFILSAKKID; encoded by the coding sequence GTGTCTGGTCATTATTATTCAAATGATCCTAAAGTAGAAAGTGATGAAAAAACATGGTCATTTGAACTGAAAGGGAAGACGTACAGATTCACATCTGATAGAGGTGTCTTTTCAAAGAAGGAAGTGGATTTTGGGAGTCGTCTTTTAATCGATGCATTTACAATGCCTGAAGTGAGCGGGGCGCTATTAGATGTCGGTTGTGGATATGGGCCGATTGGTCTAGCTGTTGCCTCTATCGATAAAGAGCGTGAAGTTCATATGGTAGATGTAAATGTGAGAGCATTAGATCTTGCTCGAAAAAATGCTATGAATAACGGAATATCGAACGTGGACATCTATGAAAGTGACACGCTCGGCCAAGTGAAAGGCGACCAGTATGCTGCGATCTTAACTAATCCTCCTATTCGTGCCGGAAAGAAAGTGGTTCACGAGATTTTTGAACAGGCACATGGGCGCCTTAAAAATGGAGGCTGCCTGTGGGTAGTTATTCAAAAGAAGCAAGGTGCTCCTTCAGCAATGGAGAAAATAGAAGGGTTATTTGGAAATGTAGAAGTAGTAGAAAAGAAAAAGGGATACTTCATTTTATCTGCAAAAAAAATTGACTGA